ATTGTCGAAGGCAGGGACACCAGCGCCACGAGTCCGACCGGCGCACCCGGCCGCAGCTCGACGGTGATGTTGTGGCGAGCCGCGAGCGAACCGACGACGTGCAGGCCCAGTGCACGCGACAGGGCGAGGCCGACCACCGGGGGCTTCGCGAGCAGCTGGTTCGCTTCCGCGATCTTCTCCGCCGGCATGCCGATGCCCTGGTCGGAGATCGCGAGCACGAACCCCGACGCCGTCGTCGCGCCCGAGACGACCACCGCCGCGTCGGGCGGCGAGAACGACGTCGCGTTCTCGAGGAGCTCGGCGACGAGGTGCGCGAGGTCGGCCACCGCGTGGCCCGAGACCGCGAGCTCGTCATCGACACCGACGAGATCGACGCGCGGGAAGTCGGCAATCTCCGCGGAGGCGGACCGGACCACGTCGAGCAAGGCGATGGGCTGCTGCCACTGCCGCGGCTGCTCCGCGCCCGACAGCACGAGGAGGCTCTCCGCGTTCCGGCGCATGCGGGTGGCCATGTGGTCGAGCTTGAAGAGCGCGTCGAGCGCGGCGGGATCGTGCTCGTTGCGCTCGAGCTCGTCGAGCAGCTCGAGCTGGCGCTCGAGCAAGCTCTGGTTTCGGCGTGCGAGGTTCACGAACAGGTCGCCCATGCCCTTGCGGAGCAGGCGCGATTGCTGCTCGGCGACGTCGAGGGTCACCGACTCGACGTCGTTGAACGCCTGCGCGAGCTCACCGATCTCGTCCTCCGACGTGACGGTGATCTGCGTAGGCTTGATACCGCTGATGTCGCCGCCTTCGCGCAGCAGCTCGACGAGTTGCGGGAGCTGGGTCTGCGACATCTCGCGTGCCGCGGCAGTGAGCCGGCGGACCGGACGCAGGACGGCGCGGGCGACGAACCAGATGAGCGCCAGTGTGAGAAGCATCGCGAGCACCGCGCCGCCGCCGTAGATCCACACGTCGCGCTGGGCCGCATTCGCCCGCTCGCTCGACGCCGCCCCGATCGCTCCGTCGACCTTATCGATCGCGCGGTCGAGCGCGCGCGCTTGCTGTTGGTAGTCGTCGACGATCGTCGCGGGCTCAGGAAGAGTGGTCGGGAACGCGGCGGGCAGATCGCCGGTGGCGGTGAGATCGTCGAGGTTGACACTCGAGAACGCGCGCTCCTCGGCGCTCGTCGCGCCGACGGTGAAGCGCTGCCGCTCGCGCGCCTGCGCCGCGATCGCGCTCAGCCACGGGCCGAAGTCGTCGCGCGAGCCGGTCGCGGCCACGGTGACGAAGATCCCCGCTTCAGCCGCCAACTCGTGCTGCTCGCGCTGGAGGGAGAACACACGCGACAGGCTCGCGGAGGCTTCGGGATCCTCGAGGTCGCGCGCCGCGCGCTCGCCGAAGCGAAGCAGGTCGTCGTCGACGCCGAGGAAGAACGAGCGCGCGTCACTTGCGGA
This portion of the Acidimicrobiia bacterium genome encodes:
- a CDS encoding nitrate- and nitrite sensing domain-containing protein; this encodes MLTRLSFRAKLLLVLFVPFLALVVIAGAGLRDRFTALRAQEQYGEVSGPMQSLDNLSRALENESVVTSWYVSSDGDPQSELEAARTGTDAASRVFRDGEQRFVEAGVSGTTIAALNATNEGLDQVARERRSVDSLDASASDARSFFLGVDDDLLRFGERAARDLEDPEASASLSRVFSLQREQHELAAEAGIFVTVAATGSRDDFGPWLSAIAAQARERQRFTVGATSAEERAFSSVNLDDLTATGDLPAAFPTTLPEPATIVDDYQQQARALDRAIDKVDGAIGAASSERANAAQRDVWIYGGGAVLAMLLTLALIWFVARAVLRPVRRLTAAAREMSQTQLPQLVELLREGGDISGIKPTQITVTSEDEIGELAQAFNDVESVTLDVAEQQSRLLRKGMGDLFVNLARRNQSLLERQLELLDELERNEHDPAALDALFKLDHMATRMRRNAESLLVLSGAEQPRQWQQPIALLDVVRSASAEIADFPRVDLVGVDDELAVSGHAVADLAHLVAELLENATSFSPPDAAVVVSGATTASGFVLAISDQGIGMPAEKIAEANQLLAKPPVVGLALSRALGLHVVGSLAARHNITVELRPGAPVGLVALVSLPSTILAREAAPSTAEPIFAPDIGPDGEPMPLGARRVAWRPADEPPVEEWRAEGLAEPEPGHTQMFAPPLVDIPPVAKYPAPEPGPTEEAEAPLDEPVADAPLPTRVPGHHLSHQPTVEADERVAEADPLRPYRVHELLTRHDLGKRRGRAEHDEAVDGPPPAASVPPDQHRPGQYREDER